The proteins below come from a single Treponema phagedenis genomic window:
- a CDS encoding DNA topoisomerase IV subunit B — MAAKNTYDESKIKTLSSLEHIRLRTGMYIGRLGNGSNPDDGIYILLKEVIDNSIDEFIMGNGNRIDVQLDGNKVIVRDYGRGIPLGKVVECVSVINTGAKYNDEVFQFSVGLNGVGTKAVNALSTHFRVVSIRDGKFSEAVFEQGSLKSQKQGATKPSIKNGTLVEFVPDEQIFGQYEFNRDFIEKRMWNYAYLNSGLLLTFNGAQFKSENGLLDLLNANVSGSTLYDVGYFKESRLEFAFSHTNNYGETYFSFVNGQYTSDGGTHLSAFKEGLLKGINEYFRKNYKSEDVREGTCAAVAVKIQAPIFESQTKNKLGNTEVRTWIVNDTKAAVVEWLQKNAEAARKMEEKIVANERLRTELNAVKKEARAAAKKIAIKIPKLKDCKFHLGDKLYGDETMIFITEGDSASGSMVSSRDVMVQAIFSLRGKPENMQGKKRAAIYKNAELYNMMMALGIENDIEGLRYSKIIIATDADNDGFHIRNLLLTFFLTYFEELITSGRIFILETPLFRVRSKKETIYCYSEKERDIAFKQLGAGAEITRFKGLGEISPSEFGQFIGKDIKLLPVTVQTLKKVPQILEFYMGKNTPQRKEFIMKNLLAEIDA, encoded by the coding sequence ATGGCTGCAAAAAATACATATGATGAATCAAAAATTAAAACGCTCAGCTCGTTGGAGCATATTCGGCTGCGAACCGGAATGTATATCGGCAGGCTTGGCAACGGCTCTAATCCGGATGACGGAATCTACATTCTTCTGAAAGAGGTAATCGATAATTCCATCGATGAATTTATCATGGGAAACGGAAACAGAATCGATGTGCAGCTTGACGGTAATAAAGTAATTGTCAGGGATTACGGGCGGGGAATCCCGCTCGGCAAGGTAGTGGAATGCGTTTCGGTTATTAACACCGGCGCAAAATACAACGATGAGGTTTTCCAGTTTTCAGTCGGACTGAACGGCGTTGGAACAAAGGCGGTCAACGCACTTTCAACGCATTTTCGGGTTGTTTCCATACGCGACGGTAAATTTTCCGAAGCGGTTTTTGAGCAAGGCTCCTTAAAAAGTCAAAAACAGGGAGCGACAAAACCGAGCATCAAAAACGGTACATTGGTTGAATTTGTCCCCGACGAGCAAATTTTCGGGCAATACGAATTTAACCGCGATTTTATTGAAAAAAGAATGTGGAATTATGCCTACCTTAATTCAGGCTTACTACTCACCTTCAACGGAGCTCAATTCAAATCTGAAAACGGTTTACTTGATTTGCTTAACGCCAACGTAAGCGGCTCCACCTTGTACGATGTCGGATATTTCAAAGAAAGCCGGCTTGAATTTGCTTTTTCGCATACCAACAATTACGGCGAAACTTATTTTTCGTTTGTCAACGGCCAGTATACATCCGACGGCGGCACGCATCTTTCCGCTTTTAAGGAAGGTTTACTTAAAGGAATTAACGAATATTTCAGAAAAAATTATAAAAGCGAAGATGTGCGCGAAGGCACATGCGCCGCCGTTGCGGTAAAAATACAGGCACCTATTTTTGAAAGTCAGACAAAAAACAAGCTCGGCAACACTGAGGTGCGCACCTGGATTGTCAACGATACAAAAGCCGCCGTTGTCGAATGGCTGCAAAAAAATGCGGAGGCGGCGCGCAAAATGGAAGAAAAAATTGTCGCAAATGAGCGGCTGCGCACGGAACTGAATGCGGTTAAAAAAGAGGCGCGGGCTGCGGCAAAAAAAATCGCAATCAAAATCCCTAAGCTTAAAGACTGCAAGTTTCATCTGGGAGACAAACTATACGGCGACGAAACAATGATATTCATTACTGAAGGCGATTCCGCCTCGGGTTCTATGGTATCAAGCCGCGATGTTATGGTGCAGGCTATTTTTTCTCTGCGCGGCAAACCCGAAAACATGCAGGGCAAAAAAAGAGCCGCAATTTACAAAAATGCGGAGCTATACAATATGATGATGGCGCTCGGCATCGAAAATGATATCGAAGGGCTGCGCTACAGCAAAATCATTATCGCAACGGATGCCGATAACGACGGCTTTCATATCAGGAATCTTTTGCTTACTTTCTTTTTAACTTATTTTGAGGAGCTGATCACCTCGGGCAGAATCTTTATATTGGAAACGCCCCTGTTCCGCGTGCGCTCAAAAAAAGAAACCATCTATTGTTACTCGGAAAAAGAGCGCGACATTGCGTTTAAGCAGCTCGGCGCCGGCGCGGAAATTACCCGCTTTAAAGGATTAGGCGAAATAAGCCCTTCGGAATTCGGCCAGTTCATTGGCAAAGACATAAAACTTTTGCCGGTAACCGTACAAACCCTCAAAAAAGTTCCGCAAATCCTTGAATTTTACATGGGCAAAAACACCCCGCAGCGAAAAGAATTCATTATGAAAAACCTCCTCGCCGAGATTGATGCCTAA
- a CDS encoding IS3 family transposase has product MFGTIKCESGYYDTLKNGLLTYKQMEELISKYIEFFNKKRIQKKLGWKSPVDFRTQVA; this is encoded by the coding sequence GTGTTTGGAACCATTAAATGTGAAAGTGGTTATTATGATACATTGAAAAATGGATTACTAACTTATAAACAGATGGAAGAACTTATAAGTAAGTACATTGAATTCTTTAACAAAAAAAGAATTCAAAAAAAATTGGGTTGGAAGTCACCTGTTGATTTTAGAACGCAGGTTGCTTAA
- a CDS encoding AbgT family transporter — protein sequence MENNKKEVKGFLKGVEKIGNKLPHPAMLFIILSLIVIIISHFAAKYGTPVTYYDAKLKKEVTKGAVSLLNADGLRYIFKSATSNFTGFAPLGTVLVAMLGVGVAEWTGLFNTSLKKLLLNANPKILTPIIVFAGVMSNIASDAGYIIVVPLGAMLFAMAGRHPLAGLAAAFAGVSGGFSANLLLGTTDPLLTNITNEALKAASIDMNLPATCNWYFLAASTIFLTIVGTFVTDKIVEKNLGAYHGTYVPDQEPISEIENKGLRNALIALVLFVVIMGILMFPSNALFRELQKDTNEYTLKSFLHDGLIPSMLLLFLIPGLVYGMTIGKIKKSHDLVTAMTAGMKSMGGYMVLAFFAAQFVAYFGKTNLGTILSYRGAEFLQGIGLQGLPLILLFILLSAFINLFMGSASAKWAIMAPIFVPMMYLLGFNPALTQVAYRIGDSSTNIITPLMSYFAMIVVFMQKYDEDSGLGTLTSMMLPYSIGFLIFWSVLMCIWYVLGLPLGPGVTMFL from the coding sequence ATGGAAAATAATAAAAAAGAAGTAAAGGGTTTTTTAAAGGGTGTAGAGAAGATCGGTAATAAACTTCCTCACCCTGCAATGTTGTTCATTATTTTGTCGCTAATAGTGATTATCATTTCTCATTTTGCGGCAAAATATGGAACCCCTGTTACGTATTATGATGCGAAATTAAAAAAAGAAGTTACAAAAGGTGCGGTGTCTCTGCTTAATGCGGATGGACTAAGGTATATTTTTAAGTCAGCCACATCTAACTTTACCGGCTTTGCACCGCTTGGAACAGTACTTGTTGCAATGCTCGGTGTCGGTGTTGCTGAATGGACGGGATTATTCAACACATCGCTTAAAAAATTATTGCTAAATGCAAACCCGAAAATTTTAACGCCGATTATTGTTTTTGCCGGTGTTATGAGTAATATTGCATCCGATGCCGGTTACATAATCGTAGTTCCGCTTGGAGCAATGCTTTTTGCAATGGCAGGTCGGCATCCGCTTGCGGGACTTGCCGCCGCATTTGCGGGAGTATCAGGCGGGTTCTCAGCAAACCTGTTGCTCGGAACAACCGACCCGCTGCTCACCAATATAACGAATGAAGCGTTAAAAGCTGCAAGCATTGATATGAACTTACCCGCAACTTGTAACTGGTACTTTTTAGCCGCTTCAACTATTTTTTTGACAATTGTAGGAACTTTTGTAACCGATAAAATTGTAGAAAAGAATTTAGGCGCATATCACGGAACTTATGTTCCCGACCAGGAACCTATCAGCGAGATTGAAAACAAAGGATTACGGAATGCACTCATTGCGCTTGTACTCTTTGTCGTTATCATGGGTATTTTAATGTTTCCGTCAAATGCGTTGTTTAGAGAATTGCAGAAAGATACCAATGAGTACACCTTAAAGTCGTTCCTGCATGACGGATTAATTCCTTCAATGTTGCTGTTGTTTTTAATTCCGGGACTTGTGTACGGTATGACAATCGGCAAAATTAAAAAATCTCACGACCTCGTTACTGCCATGACTGCAGGAATGAAATCGATGGGAGGTTACATGGTGCTTGCATTCTTTGCAGCGCAATTTGTTGCATACTTCGGTAAAACAAACCTCGGAACAATTTTATCGTATCGGGGTGCGGAATTTTTACAAGGAATAGGATTGCAAGGGCTTCCACTGATTCTCCTTTTTATTCTGCTGTCAGCGTTTATCAATTTGTTTATGGGTTCAGCATCCGCTAAATGGGCGATCATGGCTCCAATCTTTGTTCCGATGATGTACCTTCTCGGTTTTAATCCGGCGCTCACACAAGTTGCCTACAGAATCGGAGATTCATCAACCAATATTATTACGCCCTTGATGTCATACTTTGCAATGATAGTGGTATTCATGCAAAAATATGATGAAGATTCCGGGCTTGGAACACTTACCTCAATGATGCTCCCATACTCAATAGGATTTTTAATATTCTGGTCTGTACTGATGTGCATATGGTACGTACTCGGTCTTCCCTTAGGACCCGGAGTTACAATGTTCTTATAA
- a CDS encoding MalY/PatB family protein has product MKYDFTTKVNRKGQGSYKWQDMYKKNPNVSEGVVPLSVADMEFLTQPELKAGLKKTIDEMILGYTGPTSEYKTAVISWMQRRHNFHIEADWIVNTAGVVPAVFTGIREFTNEGDGVIIMSPVYYPFYNAIKLQNRNIVDCPLIEKDGYYTIDYKLFDKLARNPKNKILLFCSPHNPVGRVWKKEELEKLSDLIIKNDLLLLSDEIHFDLVMPNYKHTVFQTLSDDLAEKTLTFTAPSKTFNIAGMGLSNAIIKNKELRTRFIAALDTISASPMTALGFKACEIVYNECEQWLEECLKVIDTNQRLLHTWFKANHPAIKAPLIEGTYLQWVDFRALGLDNESLENFMIHEAELFLDEGYIFGKNGSGFERFNLAAPTKILEEALDRLDRALKKLGK; this is encoded by the coding sequence ATGAAATACGATTTTACAACAAAAGTTAATAGAAAAGGACAGGGCTCATACAAGTGGCAAGACATGTATAAAAAGAACCCGAATGTGAGTGAAGGGGTTGTGCCACTTTCTGTTGCCGATATGGAATTCCTAACTCAACCTGAATTAAAAGCGGGATTAAAAAAAACAATCGATGAAATGATTTTAGGATATACGGGACCAACCAGCGAATACAAAACTGCCGTAATTTCGTGGATGCAGCGGCGCCATAATTTTCATATAGAAGCTGATTGGATTGTAAATACTGCGGGGGTTGTTCCCGCAGTATTTACCGGCATCCGAGAATTCACCAACGAAGGTGACGGCGTTATTATTATGAGTCCTGTTTACTATCCTTTTTACAATGCAATCAAATTACAAAATCGAAATATTGTTGACTGCCCATTGATTGAAAAAGACGGATACTACACAATCGACTACAAACTTTTTGATAAGCTCGCTCGGAATCCTAAAAACAAAATTTTGCTTTTCTGCTCACCGCATAATCCGGTTGGCAGAGTTTGGAAAAAAGAAGAATTGGAAAAGCTTTCTGACCTGATTATTAAAAATGATCTTTTGCTTTTATCCGATGAAATTCATTTTGACTTGGTAATGCCGAATTATAAACACACGGTGTTTCAAACACTCAGTGATGACCTCGCGGAAAAAACACTTACCTTTACCGCTCCTTCCAAAACATTTAATATTGCGGGAATGGGATTAAGCAATGCGATTATCAAAAACAAAGAACTTCGGACTCGGTTCATTGCGGCGCTCGACACTATTTCCGCATCACCGATGACAGCGCTTGGGTTCAAAGCTTGCGAAATAGTATACAATGAATGTGAGCAATGGCTGGAAGAATGTCTGAAAGTAATTGATACAAATCAACGATTACTGCATACATGGTTTAAAGCAAACCATCCGGCAATAAAGGCGCCGCTTATTGAAGGCACCTATTTGCAATGGGTTGATTTTCGTGCGCTCGGACTTGATAATGAATCGTTAGAAAACTTTATGATACACGAAGCTGAATTGTTTTTAGATGAGGGATACATCTTCGGTAAAAACGGTTCCGGCTTTGAACGATTTAATCTTGCCGCTCCAACCAAAATACTTGAAGAAGCACTCGACAGATTGGACAGGGCACTGAAAAAATTAGGAAAATAA
- a CDS encoding NAD(P)H-dependent glycerol-3-phosphate dehydrogenase yields MAQIGIISAGAWGTAVGVSLAKNGQTVELWGRSEQVCRLINAEHINPKYLPGINLPKNLKASTDLEKVCAKKDLIILAPPSLYLADIVKKMIKTAAFSNLTNESFPSIGILTKGFVTDSNGEPKLITQELERILPDFYKNHLVYISGPSHGEEVALGKVTGLIAASNNPMSAIRVRELLRSKSLQVYSSLDPIGVQVCAAVKNVIAVAFGILDAITDSSEIFGDNTESLLLAAGLNEIQIIGRALGATHPETFTSIAGVGDLDVTCRSKYGRNRRFGRDIVHKNILSPFKNIEDLIKRLPEVQYLAEGVIACKYVKIIAENHGLKLPICTGLYSILNKEESPQGFVEKILV; encoded by the coding sequence ATGGCTCAAATTGGAATTATATCCGCCGGCGCATGGGGAACCGCCGTCGGGGTTTCACTTGCAAAAAACGGTCAAACCGTTGAACTCTGGGGGCGCAGCGAACAGGTATGCCGCTTAATCAATGCGGAGCATATCAACCCGAAATATCTTCCCGGCATAAACTTGCCGAAAAACTTAAAAGCCTCAACCGATTTAGAAAAAGTATGTGCGAAAAAAGATTTGATTATTCTGGCGCCTCCTTCGCTATATCTGGCGGACATCGTCAAAAAAATGATAAAAACCGCCGCATTCAGCAATCTTACCAATGAATCCTTTCCTTCTATCGGAATTTTGACTAAAGGCTTTGTCACCGATTCAAACGGAGAACCGAAACTTATCACGCAGGAGCTTGAAAGAATTCTCCCCGATTTTTACAAAAATCATTTAGTATATATTTCAGGTCCGAGTCACGGCGAAGAAGTTGCTTTAGGCAAAGTAACTGGCTTAATCGCCGCAAGCAATAATCCGATGTCGGCAATTCGAGTGCGGGAGCTCTTGCGCTCAAAAAGTTTGCAAGTATATTCCAGCTTAGACCCGATTGGCGTGCAGGTTTGCGCCGCCGTAAAAAATGTTATCGCCGTAGCTTTCGGCATTCTGGACGCCATCACCGACTCATCGGAAATTTTCGGTGACAATACTGAATCCCTTTTGCTGGCGGCGGGCTTAAACGAAATACAAATTATCGGCAGAGCGCTCGGTGCAACCCATCCTGAAACCTTCACCTCGATTGCGGGCGTCGGAGACTTGGACGTTACCTGCCGCAGTAAATACGGACGGAACCGCCGCTTCGGCAGAGACATTGTTCACAAAAACATTCTTTCTCCGTTTAAAAATATTGAAGACCTCATAAAACGCCTTCCCGAAGTGCAGTATCTTGCCGAAGGCGTTATCGCCTGCAAATATGTAAAAATAATTGCGGAAAACCACGGTTTAAAACTACCTATTTGCACCGGACTCTACTCAATCTTAAATAAGGAAGAAAGTCCCCAAGGTTTTGTTGAAAAGATATTGGTATAA
- the xseB gene encoding exodeoxyribonuclease VII small subunit encodes MKKFEERLSRLEELSNSIRNTDIPLEDALTMFEEGIKLAKSLEKDIDKIEGKIQILMNQPTEENEKPELELFSQEDLK; translated from the coding sequence ATGAAAAAATTTGAAGAAAGGCTTTCACGGTTAGAAGAATTAAGTAACTCTATCAGAAACACGGATATTCCCTTGGAAGATGCCCTTACAATGTTTGAAGAAGGTATTAAACTTGCAAAAAGTTTAGAAAAAGATATTGATAAAATTGAAGGAAAGATTCAAATTTTAATGAATCAGCCGACAGAAGAAAACGAAAAACCGGAATTGGAGCTTTTTTCACAAGAAGATTTAAAATAA
- a CDS encoding carbon starvation CstA family protein — protein sequence MLTFFICLAILIVGYFLYGKYTEMVFGPTSDPTPAMTMQDGVDYIPLSTPKVFLIQLLNIAGLGPIFGAIAGALWGPSAFLWIALGTIFAGGVHDYLSGMISERHNGASISELSGIYLGPIMKFIMRIFAIVLLVLVGTVFMKGPADLLAKLTPEALNANFWLIVVLIYYFLATLLPIDQIIGKIYPVFGVVLIIMALGIGGEILFHAFSGTMTIPEFSFINPHPKGLPRWPLLFITIACGAISGFHATQSPLMARCIKTEADGRKVFYGAMVGEGIIALIWAAAGMTFYNGTAGLAQALSNGGPAAVVYDISFSLLKHAGGFLAILGVIACPITSGDTAFRSARLTIADWFKVDQKPWKSRLLISIPLLGVGGLLTRINFDIIWRYFAWSNQTLAMIALWVAAMYLFLNKKNYFIAVVPATFMSAVSMTYILIAPEGFRLPQTIAYPAGIIFAVACLLTFVIVIINKKKKGLVVPPTPVTSV from the coding sequence ATGCTCACTTTCTTTATTTGTTTGGCAATACTTATCGTTGGGTATTTTCTTTACGGTAAGTATACCGAGATGGTGTTTGGTCCTACTTCTGATCCGACTCCTGCCATGACGATGCAGGATGGGGTGGATTATATTCCTTTGAGTACCCCGAAGGTGTTTTTAATTCAGCTATTAAACATAGCAGGTTTAGGACCGATTTTCGGCGCGATTGCCGGAGCTTTATGGGGTCCATCAGCATTTTTATGGATAGCGCTCGGCACAATTTTTGCAGGCGGTGTCCATGATTATCTTTCCGGCATGATTTCAGAAAGGCATAACGGGGCAAGTATTTCGGAGCTTTCCGGCATTTACCTTGGACCGATTATGAAATTTATTATGCGCATTTTTGCTATTGTGTTGCTTGTCTTGGTAGGAACAGTCTTCATGAAAGGACCTGCCGATTTATTGGCAAAACTGACACCCGAAGCGCTTAATGCAAATTTCTGGCTTATCGTTGTATTAATCTACTACTTTTTAGCAACATTACTTCCGATAGACCAAATTATTGGAAAGATTTATCCGGTTTTCGGTGTTGTTCTCATTATCATGGCGCTTGGTATCGGCGGCGAAATTCTGTTTCATGCATTTAGCGGAACAATGACTATTCCCGAATTCAGCTTTATAAACCCGCATCCAAAAGGATTGCCGCGCTGGCCTTTGCTTTTTATCACCATTGCCTGCGGGGCTATTTCAGGCTTCCATGCAACTCAATCACCATTGATGGCTCGCTGTATTAAAACCGAAGCAGACGGACGAAAAGTTTTTTACGGAGCAATGGTAGGAGAGGGAATCATCGCACTTATCTGGGCAGCAGCCGGTATGACTTTTTATAACGGAACTGCAGGACTTGCCCAAGCTCTGTCAAACGGCGGTCCCGCTGCGGTTGTCTATGACATTTCGTTCAGTTTATTAAAACATGCTGGAGGCTTTCTTGCGATACTCGGAGTAATTGCCTGCCCGATAACTTCCGGCGACACCGCATTCCGCAGCGCCCGATTAACTATTGCGGATTGGTTCAAAGTCGATCAAAAACCTTGGAAAAGCCGGTTGCTTATTTCAATTCCATTGTTGGGAGTAGGAGGACTTCTCACTCGGATAAATTTTGACATTATTTGGCGGTATTTTGCTTGGTCAAATCAAACCTTGGCGATGATAGCGCTATGGGTAGCAGCAATGTATCTTTTCCTCAACAAAAAGAATTATTTCATTGCAGTTGTTCCTGCAACATTTATGAGTGCGGTAAGCATGACCTACATCTTAATAGCGCCGGAAGGGTTCCGACTTCCCCAAACTATCGCTTACCCTGCCGGTATTATTTTTGCAGTAGCCTGTCTTTTAACCTTTGTTATTGTGATAATCAATAAAAAGAAAAAAGGACTTGTGGTGCCACCTACTCCGGTAACAAGCGTATAG
- the udp gene encoding uridine phosphorylase yields the protein MALVYMQGNKEYHIGLSKEDVGRYVILPGDPGRSEKIAKHFDGAVKVGQNREYTTYTGTLAGERVTVMSTGMGGPSTAIGLEELIHCGADTFIRVGTAGGMQEDILAGDLVVATGAIRFEGTTKEYAPIEYPAIADFDVTTALKDAAEGLNLPYHLGVAQCKDNFYGQHSPDTMPVSYELNQKWNAWIACGALASEMESAALFIVGSVRRVRTGAVLLVVGNQVRREKGLEDTQVHDTEAAIKTAIEAVKILIKSDKRK from the coding sequence ATGGCGTTAGTATATATGCAGGGAAATAAAGAGTATCATATAGGTTTGAGTAAAGAAGATGTAGGGCGGTACGTGATTTTGCCCGGCGACCCCGGACGCAGCGAAAAAATTGCAAAGCATTTTGACGGGGCAGTGAAGGTTGGTCAAAATCGAGAATACACAACCTATACAGGTACTTTAGCCGGAGAGCGTGTAACGGTTATGTCAACCGGAATGGGCGGCCCTTCTACCGCAATCGGTTTGGAGGAGTTAATTCATTGCGGGGCGGATACTTTTATTCGTGTTGGAACTGCAGGAGGTATGCAGGAAGATATTCTCGCCGGAGATTTGGTTGTTGCAACCGGTGCAATTCGGTTTGAAGGAACAACGAAGGAGTACGCTCCGATTGAGTATCCGGCGATTGCGGACTTTGACGTTACGACCGCATTAAAGGATGCTGCCGAAGGACTCAATCTGCCTTATCATCTTGGAGTTGCGCAGTGTAAGGATAATTTTTACGGGCAGCATTCACCGGATACTATGCCGGTTTCGTATGAGTTGAATCAAAAGTGGAATGCGTGGATTGCGTGCGGGGCTCTTGCATCTGAAATGGAATCTGCAGCACTTTTTATTGTGGGCAGCGTTCGGCGTGTACGCACCGGGGCGGTGCTCTTGGTGGTAGGAAATCAGGTTCGCCGCGAAAAGGGTTTGGAAGATACGCAAGTGCACGACACGGAAGCTGCAATTAAAACGGCGATAGAGGCTGTCAAAATTCTTATTAAATCAGATAAAAGAAAATAA
- a CDS encoding YoaK family protein, with protein sequence MKKSHFAESLILGGFLTIAGGFMDTYSYFVRDKVFANAQTGNIIFLAQAIIEGNALKILRYIFPISFFILGVYAASYIKRRYKDLQRIHYRRIIVLFESFVMLLVGFLPQEYNILANVMLNFACALQTVGFDAFGELNFATTMCVGNLRKATEFLSDYHHKGEPSVRNKALTIYLVICIFAVGAGIGGILSRLLGVHAIWFDSFLLFVLSFFIR encoded by the coding sequence TTGAAAAAGAGTCATTTTGCTGAAAGTTTAATATTGGGCGGATTTTTAACCATTGCCGGCGGCTTTATGGACACCTATTCTTATTTTGTCAGAGACAAGGTTTTTGCAAATGCGCAAACCGGCAATATTATATTTTTAGCGCAAGCGATTATCGAAGGGAATGCGCTTAAAATCCTCCGGTATATTTTTCCTATCAGCTTTTTCATACTCGGTGTGTATGCGGCGAGTTATATAAAACGACGATACAAAGATCTGCAGAGAATTCATTACAGAAGAATCATTGTGCTTTTTGAAAGCTTTGTTATGCTGCTGGTTGGTTTTCTACCGCAAGAATATAATATTCTCGCAAACGTTATGCTCAACTTTGCCTGTGCCCTTCAGACCGTCGGCTTTGACGCTTTCGGCGAGCTGAACTTTGCCACAACCATGTGCGTTGGTAATTTACGAAAGGCAACCGAATTCTTAAGCGATTATCACCATAAAGGTGAACCGTCTGTCAGAAACAAAGCGCTGACCATTTATCTTGTTATTTGCATATTTGCAGTTGGGGCAGGCATTGGTGGCATCCTTTCGAGACTGCTTGGCGTACACGCCATCTGGTTTGACAGCTTCTTACTTTTTGTGCTTTCCTTTTTTATACGATAA
- a CDS encoding nitrous oxide-stimulated promoter family protein, translating to MKKRKRIEQEKKLVDLMIDMYVRGHKGGAQFNAEELKNYAHLRIEHCLYKEEDFKPFCNVCPIHCYAKNMREEIKKVMRYSGPRLLFRHPIMSIAHLISTLKSKKHPPPLPKKLQK from the coding sequence ATGAAAAAACGCAAACGTATCGAGCAAGAAAAAAAACTGGTTGACCTCATGATTGATATGTACGTAAGGGGGCATAAGGGCGGCGCGCAGTTCAATGCGGAAGAGCTGAAAAACTATGCGCATTTACGGATTGAGCACTGCCTTTATAAAGAGGAAGATTTTAAACCCTTTTGCAATGTTTGTCCGATTCATTGTTACGCAAAAAATATGCGGGAAGAAATAAAAAAGGTTATGCGGTATAGCGGGCCGCGCTTGCTTTTTCGACATCCGATTATGAGTATTGCACATTTAATAAGTACGCTGAAAAGCAAAAAGCACCCGCCGCCCTTGCCGAAAAAATTGCAAAAGTGA
- a CDS encoding acetate/propionate family kinase: MKILVINCGSSSLKYQLIDMSNESILVKGLAERIGIDGSRLKHEKKGMDAVVIEKPMPDHTTAVKLVLDALVDKNHGVIQSMDEIAAVGHRVVHGGDKFKEPAIINDAVMKDIRACIPLGPLHNPANIMGIEACMKLMPNTPMVAVFDTAFHQTLSPENYMYAIPYKYYEKLKIRKYGFHGISHRFVSQRAIEMLGNKPNSKIITCHLGNGSSLAAVKDGKCIDTSMGLTPLEGLVMGTRSGDLDPAIIGFIMNEEKISADQVNNILNKESGVLGISGVSSDFRDIDVAAAEGNERAQLALSMFVNQVRKYIGSYIVQLGGIDALVFTAGIGENAADIREKVCTGLDFLGLEIDPQKNNIRGKEAVVSKDSSPKKIFVIPTNEELMIAKDTMLLVK; encoded by the coding sequence ATGAAAATTTTAGTTATTAACTGCGGCAGCTCTTCGCTGAAATATCAGTTGATTGATATGTCAAACGAAAGCATTTTAGTAAAAGGTCTTGCGGAACGGATTGGCATTGATGGCTCCCGCCTTAAGCATGAAAAAAAAGGAATGGATGCGGTTGTTATTGAAAAGCCGATGCCGGATCACACAACGGCGGTAAAACTTGTACTTGATGCGCTGGTTGATAAAAATCACGGAGTCATACAATCCATGGATGAGATTGCGGCGGTGGGACATCGAGTTGTACACGGCGGCGATAAATTCAAAGAGCCGGCAATTATTAATGATGCAGTTATGAAGGATATTCGCGCCTGTATTCCGCTTGGCCCGCTTCATAACCCCGCAAATATTATGGGCATTGAAGCATGTATGAAGCTTATGCCGAACACACCGATGGTTGCGGTATTTGATACTGCCTTCCATCAAACTCTTTCACCCGAAAATTATATGTATGCAATTCCGTATAAATATTATGAAAAACTTAAGATAAGAAAATACGGCTTTCACGGAATTTCACACCGCTTTGTTTCTCAAAGAGCTATAGAGATGTTGGGAAATAAGCCGAATTCAAAGATTATAACCTGCCATCTTGGAAACGGTTCAAGCTTAGCTGCAGTAAAAGATGGAAAATGTATTGATACTTCGATGGGACTTACTCCTTTGGAAGGTTTAGTGATGGGCACCAGATCCGGAGATTTAGACCCGGCGATTATCGGTTTTATTATGAATGAGGAAAAAATTTCTGCGGATCAGGTTAATAATATTTTGAATAAAGAATCCGGTGTGCTTGGCATTTCAGGTGTCAGCAGTGATTTCCGCGATATTGATGTAGCGGCGGCCGAAGGAAATGAGCGCGCACAACTTGCGTTGAGCATGTTTGTTAATCAGGTAAGAAAATATATCGGCTCGTATATTGTACAGCTCGGCGGTATTGATGCCTTAGTGTTTACAGCCGGAATCGGCGAAAACGCCGCCGATATCCGCGAAAAAGTTTGCACCGGCTTAGACTTTTTAGGACTTGAAATAGATCCGCAAAAAAACAACATCCGCGGCAAGGAAGCAGTGGTCAGCAAAGATTCTTCGCCAAAAAAGATTTTTGTTATTCCCACCAACGAAGAACTGATGATTGCAAAAGATACCATGTTGCTGGTAAAGTAA